In Candidatus Electrothrix scaldis, the genomic window GTCCACCCGATTGACAATGAACCCGGTCACGGCCCTGGGGGTGTAGAATTCGCCTGCATTGCCCGCGCTCTGCAAGTCCTTGAGGATCTGCTCATAGATGGCACCAAAGGTGTGGCGGTCTTCCTGGCTGTTAAAATCAATGGCGCAGATCTTGTTGATCACCTGCCGCATCAGGGTGCCGGATTTCATATAGTTGTAGGCATCAGCAAAAACATTGCGCACCACCGTTGCCCGTTGGTCGCTGCCAGCACTGAGTTGCTTGAGCGCAGGAAAGAGCTGCTGATTGACAAAGTCGGACAGGCCCTCACCGGTTATGCCTTCAGGATCAGCGGCCCAGGAACGCCAGCGCAGTTCCTCGGGCAGGGGCGAGCTGTAGTCATCTTCCAGGAGTTCCAGCTCTTCTTCCCGATCATCAAAGATCTTGAGGAAAAACATCCAGACCAGCTGGCTGATACGCTGGGCATCGCCGTCCACACCCACATCCTTGCGCATAATATCCTGAATAGATTTGATGATGCCGGATACATTACTCATGCAGTTTTCTCCTGATAATCCAGATACAGTTGTTCTTCCAGTTCCTGCAGGGCCTGGTGGTACGCCTTCTTGCCGCCAAAGACCTGTTTGATGATTTCCATTGGGGTGCCGATCTCCCGAAAGGGGCTGAGTTTGAGGATAGTATTCTGCTCAATGGAGCAGATGCCCTCGTCTGCGTATTTTTCCAGCAGACCCGCCAGCACGGCCCGGGCCTGGTCCCCGTATTTGGTGAAGTAGTCCCGTTTTTTGACCTGCTCGGCCCGTTCCCTGCGGGTTAGGGGCGGTTGATCAAAGGCGATATGGCAGATCAGGTCAAACTCGCCATACTCTGCACCTACCTCTGCGGCCAGATTCTCCAGAACCACGCCCTGTTCTTCCAGCAGCTCCAGGATAACCTGCTTTTTGTCTGCCCCGCTCCAGCGGAGGAGAAAGGCATCCAGAGAGGCAAACTGGGAGCGAATCTGTTTGCGACTGAAATCCCGGTAAGACTCAGTAATGAGCTGGCCGTCCGGGCCGATGTACTCCACCCGTTCAGCCAGGATGCGAATAGGAACACCGGCAAGATAGATTTTTCTGTCTTCATTGGTGCTCAGTCCAGGTTCTTCCGCCTCAAGATCATAGGGGGCCTCCTCAGGAGGTTCCGGCGGAACCGGGGGATCATCCGGGCCTGGCTCATAGATGATCACCGGCTCACCATCAAAGGTTGGATCGCGGAACAGGGCTGTGGCGTTCTTAAAATCCATGATGGTGAAGAAAAATTTCTTATTCTCCTCATCAATCCGGGTGCCGCGACCGATGATCTGCTTGAACATGGTCATGGACTTGATGGTCTTGTCCAGCACGATCAGTTTGCAGGTCTTGGCATCCACGCCCGTGGACATGAGCTCCGAGGTGGTGGCAATGACCGGGTAGGTGCTTTCCGGGTCTATGAAGTTATCCAGCTCTGCCTTGCCCACGCTATTATCCCCGGTAATGCGCATGACATAGCGATGATTATCCAGGGCCAGTTGTCCGGCCTCGTTGACAATGGCCTCCCGCATCCGCTCGGCATGGTCGATGTCCTCACAAAAGATGATGGTCTTGGCAAAGGGATCTGTGGCCCGGAGAAAGGCCATGACCCGCCGGGCCACCAGCTTGGTCCGCTGCTCCAGAACCAGGAGGCGGTCCATGTCCTTGCGGTCATAGATACGGCTCTCCACCGCCTTGCCCTTATCATCCACCAGTCCCGTAGCAGGCTGCCAGCCCTCAATATCCTTGTCCAGATGGATGCGTATCACCTTGTACGGGGCCAGGAAGCCGTCTTCAATCCCTTGCTTGAGGCTGTAGGTGTAGATCGGCTCCCCGAAATAGGACATATTGGAGATGTACTTGGTCTCCTTGGGCGTGGCCGTCAGACCCAGCTGCACCGCAGAGGAGAAATACTCCAGGATTTCATGCCAGGCCGAGTCCTCAGCAGCACTGCCGCGATGGCACTCGTCAATAATGATCAGGTCAAAGAAATCCTGAGAGAGCTGCTTGTAGGCCTTGTTCTGCTCCTCCGGGCCAGTTACGGCCTGATACAGGGCCAGATGGATCTCATAGGCCGGATCAAAGCTGCGGTTCCTGACCTTGCACATCACCGAGCCAAAGGGCTTGAAATCATTGACCAGGGTTTGGTCTGCCAGGATATTGCGATCCACGAGAAAGAGGATGCGACGGGCAGCCCCTGCCTTCCACAACCGCCAGATGATCTGAAAGGTGGTGTAGGTCTTGCCCGTGCCCGTGGCCATGACCAGCAGGAGCCGCCGTTGCCCCTTGACCACGGCCTCCATTACCCGGTTAATGGCCTCAATCTGGTAATAGCGCGGTTCCTTGTCCGAGCCATCGCTATGATAGGGCTGGAGCAAAATCTTATCGCTGTCCTCACCGGGGTGATTTTTCTGATGCTCCGGGATTTCTGGAATTCCGCGATAGGCTTTATAGCGCTGCCAAAGCTCCTCAGGCGAGGGAAACTCGTCCAGAGAAAGGCGGGTCTCAATCTCCTCACCGGATTGTGTCGCCCGGTTATGGGCAGCAAAGGCATCGCCGTTGGAACTGAAGGCACTGGGAACATCCAGAATCGCGGCATAGTCCAGGGCCTGCTGCATCCCCTGACTGACCGGGTAGGTGTTTCGCTTGGCCTCAATCACGGCCACGGGTAAGCCCGGTTTGTACGAAAGCACGTAGTCGGCATACTTGCGCTTTTTGCGATTGCGTAGCGACATATTGCCCCGGACAATCACCGGTCCCGGGGTGAGCGGGTATTCCCGCCGAATCTGGCTCCGCTGGTCCCAGCCGCTCCGTTTCAGGGCCGGAGTGATGCACTGGTCGCAGATGTCGGTTTCGCTGAGTTCCTTCCTATCGATTATTTGATCGATGCTCTTGTCGATCTTCTTCTCGCTTGCACACATAATACGGCTTGGGTCCTCTGGTCTTATGCTCAGCCCCATGCCAATGTTGAAACATTGGGCTATTCTCTGTCGCCCCTCCGGGGCTGAGGAAAAATATCGTCCCAAAGGGACTGCCGAAAATAGCCCGGTCTTTCAAGACCGGGATAGAAAACCATCCCCTCTGGAAGTGCTTTATTTGTTTTTGTATTTGGTTAAGATTTGGTCCAACTTGTTTGCAAAGGCCTGCTTGTCGCGTGCATTGAATGCCGCCGGACCACCGGTTTCTATACCACTGGATCGTAATTGGTCTAAGAAATCTCGTGTGCTCAGCCTTTCCCGTATATTCGTTTCTGTATAAATTTCCCCCCTGGGATTGAGGGCAAGGCCTCCTTTTTCCACTACTCGGGCCGCTAAAGGGATATCA contains:
- a CDS encoding DEAD/DEAH box helicase family protein, yielding MCASEKKIDKSIDQIIDRKELSETDICDQCITPALKRSGWDQRSQIRREYPLTPGPVIVRGNMSLRNRKKRKYADYVLSYKPGLPVAVIEAKRNTYPVSQGMQQALDYAAILDVPSAFSSNGDAFAAHNRATQSGEEIETRLSLDEFPSPEELWQRYKAYRGIPEIPEHQKNHPGEDSDKILLQPYHSDGSDKEPRYYQIEAINRVMEAVVKGQRRLLLVMATGTGKTYTTFQIIWRLWKAGAARRILFLVDRNILADQTLVNDFKPFGSVMCKVRNRSFDPAYEIHLALYQAVTGPEEQNKAYKQLSQDFFDLIIIDECHRGSAAEDSAWHEILEYFSSAVQLGLTATPKETKYISNMSYFGEPIYTYSLKQGIEDGFLAPYKVIRIHLDKDIEGWQPATGLVDDKGKAVESRIYDRKDMDRLLVLEQRTKLVARRVMAFLRATDPFAKTIIFCEDIDHAERMREAIVNEAGQLALDNHRYVMRITGDNSVGKAELDNFIDPESTYPVIATTSELMSTGVDAKTCKLIVLDKTIKSMTMFKQIIGRGTRIDEENKKFFFTIMDFKNATALFRDPTFDGEPVIIYEPGPDDPPVPPEPPEEAPYDLEAEEPGLSTNEDRKIYLAGVPIRILAERVEYIGPDGQLITESYRDFSRKQIRSQFASLDAFLLRWSGADKKQVILELLEEQGVVLENLAAEVGAEYGEFDLICHIAFDQPPLTRRERAEQVKKRDYFTKYGDQARAVLAGLLEKYADEGICSIEQNTILKLSPFREIGTPMEIIKQVFGGKKAYHQALQELEEQLYLDYQEKTA